The Gossypium hirsutum isolate 1008001.06 chromosome D03, Gossypium_hirsutum_v2.1, whole genome shotgun sequence genomic interval tgaaaaattaattccTATACgataaatcaaagagcaaattaatcGTTTTTACTAAAAATCTCATCCATTTGTATTCTTAAAAATTGATGTGACTCATGGAATAACCAAACAGCGACATGTGGTATGTCACCTCATGTTAAGGTACAGGGACCAGTTCTTAATggcaaaaatggatgaaatttttagtagAAAAAACAGATTGcactttgatctaatgtacaaggactaatttgcctatttttagAGTAGAAGGACAAAACACAATCTGACTCCTAGTCCATGGGTCTCCATTGTACTTTTACCAATTTTAGTTGTCTGTGAGGCATCTGGTTTTGAAAGAAAAGTTGTGTATCGAACCTCATCTCCCTTTTTAAGCATCACACCGACTCCTTTAGGTGCATATAAATGTTCTTCCGGAGGCACTGATGGTATCAACTTTTTTCTTGGCCTGTTCGTCCGAAGTTCTGGTTCGATGAAAAGCTGTGAAGTACAAATTATGGTGTCAAAAGATAGATTCCAATTGAAGAAAATATTCGTGTCTATGCATGTATCTGCTGTCTAAATAAGATTCGATTTTTTTAAGGTTCAGGGTAGAAAGGGGCATTGGCACTGAACCTCAATTGAACCAATATTCGTTGCGCCAACTGCTGCAATTGCCATAAAACCTTGTTGCCATAGACCTTCAAGGACAACCTGATGATAGGAAAATTGCAACAGCAATTCAGagaaatttaaatataactaacCAAAACAATTTAGCACTTGAATGTAAGCTCAAAAATCTCCAAATATCATGATTCTCAggaaatttaaataatgttctAAATACACCACTCTATCTTCATCTTTCAGATATCATGTCATCGGCTTGTTTTATCCTTTCCCAACTTGCATCTTTTAATCCAACAATTTGCACGCATCAAGACCATAGAATCATATAAGACAATTGACAAAGTACATAGAGGGCATTTTAAGTTGTTGACACATTAGATTTACCCTTTCATTCTCGACATAAAGGTTCCTGATTGTTCTTGTAGCACGTTCATTCACAGGAAACAAGCGGCCTGCGAAATATGCAACAGATCAAATGATATCATTTGATACTATCACTGTATAAAGAAACTCCTTGGCGTAGTATGCAACTATAAAATCAAAGTTACCTGAAAAATGCCGTCGAACAAGAACATTCCAATCAACTGGTGAATGTATGCGATGATAGTCTCCTGGTTTCAAATATATTACACAGTAATAGAGGCCTTTCATTGGACTGCAAAAAAGATTTTATGTATAAACTTACTTTTACTCATAGATGGTTCATAGCAGCTAAATCATGTAAATTACTTCCAGAGATAAAACTGCTTAACAAATTCGAAAGCAAGTTTAAGGAAAACATCAAAAGACTTACTATCGAAtctaaacaaaaacaaattactgttataaacaaaaaaaagggcGAATATTGCACAAACCGAATAGGCGAATATTTTTACAAGATTACCACTCCGAAATTGTTTCCCGGACTTTAGGAGAAGCCAATGAAACGCGCCACCATGACTTCTTACTCTGTTCTCTCTGAGTGCTTTCCTGCTCAATAGTACTACCGTCATCTTCAGTATTTTTCTCAGCTAGCATCGAGAGCAAAGGACTAGCACCAAGAAGAGATGAAACAGAATAGGAGAATCCTTTGACTTGGTCAATCATAGCCCCTGCACCGTTCAACTTCCCAAATCTAAGAATAGTACCATCCACAGGACTGACCTGTTATTTAACAGAACACTCTTAGCAATGCTGAGTGACACAAATGAAAATATTAACATGTCCAAGATGCTCGTTACCAGTTACCAGACTATAGGGATTAGGATTGATAGGCCTGCAACCTTCTTTCAATGTGCGAACAAAGAAATCCCTTAAAGATGCATATTCTTCAAGAGGGAGAGCTGCTTCTTCTAGGTCTTAAATGCAAACCAAAATACTACATCATAAGTTATTCTTCATTCTCAGTTGACTGTGCATTTATCTCATCAATCGACAAAAGCGATCTAAAGGAAAATGAGAAGGGAAAAGATATGAGGTAAACATACTTGAGTGGAAAGCACGAGCCCATGCTCTATAAACATGCGGCCGCAGCCAAACTGGAATGTCCTAAAAAACAATCTTTAAGCAGGTAAAAGGATAACAAAAcaatacaacaaaataaaataaaataaaaagcaagaACAGGAGCATGGGAACTGTCATCAATCAAACTTTAAGAGTAATTTTACACTCAAGTCAAGTGAGTTTAActtgaaaaacaaaaaggaatttcaaaaatccaattaaaataagaaaaaaagaaatcttaAAAGAGCCAATGATCTTATCttcaaaattaagaaaattactcACCACACTCATCAAGAAGCCCCAAGCTCTAGAAATAGATCGCAATGGTAGTATCCTTAGAAATGTAGCCTAAAAGTTGGTAAGGTTCAAAAGATATatgaaaatcatataaaaaacgaaaataagaaaaacacatgagaaattaaaatggagaaattaatataaatatactaCTTTTACATCCGGTCGGAACTCGAATTCAATCCCTTTCTCCCGTGCTTCTTCAACCTACTACCAAaaatacatatatcaataatagCCAGAAACTAGCACTGCCCTGACATATAAGAATCAATAGCATGCAATGCATCAAACGGTTTATACAATAAGCAAATTTAATACCTTCTTGTCATCGTAGAGTCGTCGAGCATGAAGAACACCAAGCATGAGTAAAGTAGCTACTGTGGCACCCGGCACCAGAAAAGCGTTACCTATAGAAACCAGAGCAAGTAAAACATAACTAATTTATACACGGTACTGAATTTGctgtattttaaatttatatttgcatTAATTAGAAAACATTATTGTTTATTATCAATGGTTTTCTCGCCAATTTTCTCAGAATACAAACAAAAACTACTAATTTGaattctttttaaagaaaaaacaagccaatgaaaaaaaaaaacgaacTTCATATGCTTCTCCGTGAAGTAAAACAGAACAAACTTATGCACAAGAATTCGCCGTATCTAAATGTGTTTTTGCCTAAATCGGTGAGAAAATAAGGAAGAAAGTTTGTTACAACAATGATTTCACCTTGAGaattgctgctgctgctgccgCCGCCACTGAGAGAAGCGCGAGCTTGCGACGTCGTACGGAAGTGCTTGACGTACCAAGAGAACAACCGGCGACGGTTGTGGACATTGGCGAAATGTAGATAGGGAGGGAATACGGCGACGTCTCGCGGGAACCGGGAATTCATCGTTGCCTTTGTTGTTGGTTTAACAAAGCTTTTTGCTTTCCGTCGTCACCCGTTTAGGGTTAGTTTCTATGTGAGAATTTGCAGGGATTATTAAGCTATAAAACGGTGTTTGTTTACGTCGTTTAGGCAACTTTGCTTTACTGCGCTGAAGCGGAAAACTTGTAATTATTAAGGCTAAAATTCTAACCTTCTTCCGTACCGTAACGTGGAAACCATTGATCTTGTGCCTCTGCTACGCATAgataatttttttggtaaattttcgttattagtccctatactatgtaCAAATTATGAACTTAGTCCGTTAGGctgtttttgtttctttcaaaacaatttcaaaaagtttatttttaaagaatgaTAATTTTGCTAATTTTCTAAAACAAAAGATATTCCAAATGATAATCTATAAAGTTTTTATTacattaacaaaattataaaaaaaataatttcctcaaccAATCCATTATCGGTAATTGACTTTTATCTTTTGGCAACTTGTTCTCGTAAagaaaacatgataaattttCCAGAGTCTCTGTTTGGCTTTCTGAAAAGCTATTAAACTGGTCAAATCATCCCACTTGACCACTTTGtcattttcatacaaattctaCTTTTGCTTCAACAAATCTTTCCCATAGCATTGCACCCACTTCTAATGCATAATTTTTTTCTCCCATGCAGGCAATGGTTCAAGTTTGGAATGAGTAATCCTTAAGTAAAATTGTGACAAGTAGAATTGTGAAAATGACATCAAATTCCAAGTAGAATCGTGAAAATGTCGAGTAGAAAAATCCtttatataaataccaaatagatgTATCTTTCCATAAAATATAATGCATCTTTTAACGAGATACCCTTGTATTGTTTtataaatttaactttgtacAAGATTATGTctttatatgataattttatgtacaaagttacatctctacaatattattattcattaatcaataattataatatacttttcacattataattttttgttcatTAAGACATATTTACATCATATATCATATGATATAATCATATTCGCCGTCGCattggtaaataaataaaatttgtttttcaatattttggtcattatatttaaatttgaagtttaattttttttgaccgtcgctaggtaaataaataaatttttttaattaaattattattttaatcattattttcaaatttgaagtTCAACACAAGAATATGTTAATTTATGTTTAAGTGAAAACTCCTTAAATTAGCATTTTCGATTCATTATGCttgtttgattttgtttttattttaaggggataactcaaattaatttctataaacaaaacaaatgataAATCATATTTACAAATAAATATCTATTAACTACTACTATTAAACTAATTACGAAGTTCTCTGCCTTTTTTTGTATTTATCATTCTATGATCCAACTATGGTAGGCAAGCATGGTGTAAACTCATCGTACTCTCATCTAGCAACTTTAAATTGTTCTAGCGGAATAATTCAATCCCTTTCTCTCGTGCTTCTTCAACCTACAATTAAAAAGGACATATATATCAATAATAGTTAGAAACTAGCACTGCCCTGACATATAAGAATTAACAACATGCAATGCACCAAACAATTGATATAATAAGCAGATTTATACCTCCTCGTCATCGTAGAGCCGTAGAGCATGAGTAAAGTAGCTACTATGGCACTCGGCACCAAAACTGTGTTACTTATCGAAACCAGAGCAAGTAAAACATATACATGGTAATGATCATTAGTGTTCAAACTAGAAATcgtaaaaataatatacattgaTTTACCATGCATAATATTATTCAATCACTTGATAATGGTCATTAGTGTTCAAACATATTGGTATTTGATTCAAAAATAACAATAAGTCCTTATGAATATGAGGAAAATATTGAATACTAATAATAAAGTTTTTAGCAGATGTTGCCAATTTTATTGTGATTTTATTCTTCCATGATCCAACTATGGTGATCCCACTATGCTTGGCAAGTGGGGTGCAGGTTCTTCAAATTCCTCTAACAAAATTGAAAACCAATCCATCTCTTTAGCATTTTCTTTCTCCTCATCTTCATTGTCAGTAAGTGATTTTATTTCTGAGAAAAGTTCTAGATCTATTTTGGTATTAATCTAGTCAATATCATCATTATACAAATCTGCTGCATTACTTGGCAACTTGTTCTCGCAAGGAAAACTATGataaatttctcaaaatctcTGTTTTGCTTCTTGGAAAGCTGTTAAACCAGTCGAATCATCCCACTCGTATGCTTTGTCATATTCATACAAGTTCTTCTTTGCTTCAACAAATCTTTCCCATCACATTGCACCCACTTCGATGCAGAATTTTTTTCTCCTATGCAGGCAACGATTTAGGATAATTTGGAATGAGTAGTCCTTTGTCTGTAGTAACTTGGTTGACGATTATTCCCTCTTTGACCATATGGCATTCCTATATGATGACATgacattataattaaaataagaaagaTGAATATAATGTTAGTAAAATATGATTGCCTTTGAAACATGCCTCCAAGATGCAACAAATTCCAAGTAGTATTGTGAAAATAATGAATAGAAAAATCCtttatataaataccaaatagataTATCTTACCGTAAAATGTAGTGTATCTTTTAATGAGATACCTTTTCATAGGGCTGTATTGTTTTATACAATATATCTTACCGTAAGATTATGTCTTTATATGATAATCTTACGTACAAAGTTACGTCTATACaatattattattcattaattaataagtataatatattttatttttctagataagtaaaatccaaaattataaacatttttttttattttcttttcatcatatttatacttttgGATGTCACATTATATAATCATTGGCCGTTGcataggtaaataaataaaatttatttttttaatcaaaattttgttttaatcattatattcaaatttgaagtttaattttttttaatttcattatggtggtatgattttgtttttattttaaatgagaaGTTAGTATAAAATCCCATTAaacctttaaaaaataaacaatttagtACATTGTTTATCATGAAGTTGCATTAAAATTTAAGCACAAAGATAAGCATGCATTTATTATAGATGCGAACAAAATATGTTTAACATGCATTAAAATAGATTCAAATTTTAAAGACTACATCATTGAAAAGAGTAACTATACTTACAATTATATATTCTATTAGCTTCTACTAAACTAATTACAAAGTTCTTTGCCAATTTTCTTTGTATTTGTTCTACGATTCAACTATGGTAGGCAAGCGAGGTGTAGGATCATCAATCATCGTACTCCCATCCAGTGACTTTAATTTGCTCTAATGAAATCGAAAAcgaatcaatttttttaacttcTTCCTTCTCCTCAGTTGATTTCAAGATTCCAGTCAATATCATTGATATATAAATCAATTGCATTACTTGATAATTTGTTATTACAAGAAAAGCTATGATAAATTTCCAAGAATCTCTATTTAGTTTATTGGAAAACTTTTAAAGCAGCTGAATCATCCCACTCGAATACTTTATCAGTTTTAAACAAATTATTCTTTGCATCAACAAATCTTTTCCATTTATCAGTCTTAAACAACTTATTCTTCGCATCAAATACTTTATCAGTCTTAAACAAATTATTTTTCGCATCAACAAATCTTTTCCATGACATTGCACCCACTTTCATGCATATCTTTTCCTCCCTTGCAGGTAATAATTTCCATGAATTACTGGTCTTTAGGTTTAAGATGAATAAATTAACTTCTGCTTATAGTAATTTTCTTGACTATTATAATACGATATGGTTTCTTGTGATCCAAGAATCTCTCAAAAACAATCAATGACTtgaaattgaaagaagaaaatgATAGCCAATGATATTAGTGTAGTGAAATATGGATTTAGCCAATGATATAGTGTagtgaaatatgaatttaaagtgAGGGGACTTTCCTTGTTGTGAAAGGAATTTCAGTAACTATTTGTATAATAAAATTGGACCATGATTTTAAAGGACTTGGGTTTATGTAAGATTATATAGGTGGTAATTCAATTTCCTTTTCCTGGTTGGAAAAGGAATTCCATTTTGACTTTAACTGTGATTTTTAAGTTGTTGTTTTCttattgttaattatttaaaaaaataatcgcATTTTAACTTGCAAACTTAAATCTTAAACTATTATCTTTATGTTTACTTTttgatgataaaattttaatacaatcaatgaaacacaattcacatatatgaataatgatgaaatttgacgtgattaaataaatattaaaatttgttatatttttaataatgaatataggtaAAATAGTAATAAACCGGCATTTTAATGTCATTTAAAACGTGTCAAATAAATATCAGATTAGAtatacaatattaataattaatatatattaattgaatTAGACATTATAATTAGTCATGACTGTCGAAattcaaaattgtaaaaattaatatatattgaattaaatgaCTACCATacataattttattcaaaaaataataatgaaaaaaagagGGTGTTTAAGACAATTTCGTTGTATTTGTTTGTTCTATGATCCAACTATGGTAGGTAAGCGTGATGTAGCCTCATCGTACTCCCATCCAGTGGCTTTAATTTGCTCTAATGGAATTGAAAATGAATCAATCCTtttaacttcttcttcttcttcctcctcttcgTCATTGGAAATcgattttatttccaaaaaaagTTTTGGGTCGATTTTGGAGTTCCAATCAATATCATCAATATACATATCTGCTGCATTACTTGGTAACTTATTTGTGCAAGGAAAACGATGATAATATTCTCAGAATCTCTGTTTGGCTTCGTGAAAAGCTTTTAAACCAGCTGAATCATCCCATTCGAATACGTTATCTGTTTTGAGCAAATTATTCTTTGATTCAACAAATTTTTTCCACGGCATTGCACCCACTTTTATGCAGAATTTTTTCTCCCATGCAGGTAATGGTTCCCAAGACTTATCACTATCATTCAATTTGGGACGAGTATATTTCGGACTGTAGTACCTTTCTGGGCGATTATGATATCTTCTTCGATAGTATGACATGATTTCTTGTAAtccaaacaaataaatgaattgaAATCACTAATGATATGAATTCATAGTGAAGAGATTTGTTGggtttatataatattattagagTCGGTGGTGACTCAATCCTTTTCCTTGTTGGAAAAGGAATTCTAATTTCAGTTTGACTATGATTTCTATTTTCTAAATAtttgtataataaaattattaaaaaataactatATCTGTATTGCCTGCatgggagaaaaaaaaagagaagaacaCCAAGCATGAGTAAAGTAGCTACTGTGGCACCCGGCACCAGAAAAGCGTTACCTATAGAAACCAGAGCAAGTAAAACATAACTAATTTATACACGGTACTGAATTTGctgtattttaaatttatatttgcatTAATTAGAAAACATTATTGTTTATTATCAATGGTTTTCTCGCCAATTTTCTCAGAATACAAACAAAAACTACTAATTTGaattctttttaaagaaaaaaacaagccaatgaaaaaaaaaaggaacttcATATGCTTCTCCGAGAAGTAAAACAGAACAAACTTATGCACAAGAATTCGCCGTATCTAAATGTGTTTTTGCCTAAACCGGTGAGAAAATAAAGACGAAAGTTTGTTATAACAATGATTTCGATTTCACCTCGAGaattgctgctgctgctgccgCCGCCGCCACTGAGAGAAGCGCGAGCTTGCGACGTCGTACGGAAGTGCTTGACGTACCAAGAGAACAACCGGCGACGGTTGTGGACATTAGCGAAATGTAGATAGGGAGGGAATACGGCGACGTTTCGCGGGAACCGGAAATTCATCGTTGCCTTTGTTGTTGGTTTAGCAAAGCTTTTTTGCTTTCCGTCGTCACCCGTTTAGGGTTAGTTTCTGTGTGAGAATTTTCAGGGATTATTAAGCTATAAAACGGTGTTTGTTTACGTCGTTTAGGCAACTTTGCTTTACTGCGCTGAAGCGAAAACTTGTAATTATTAAGGCTAAAATTCTAACCTTCTTCCGTACCGTAACGTGGAAACCATTGATCTTGTGCCTCGGCTACCCATAGAtaattttttggtaaattttcgtTATTAGTCCCTATACGATGTATAAATTATGAAGTCAGTCCGTTAGGCTGTGTTTGTttctttcaaaacaatttcaaaaagtttatttttaaagGATGCTAGTTTTGCTAATTTTCTAAAACAACAGATATTCCAAATGATaatctataaattttttattacattaaaaaaataatctagtGTAGTTATAGTGTTGTTACCCTCTTGTTTGCACGGAATTTCATATAAGCCTCCCTGAGGGAGGTATGGAGGGGTAACGTTCCTATGATAAGCCTCCCCGAGGGAGGTATGGAGGGGTAACGTACCTTCTTGCCTTGCGCTTGCGCAAGggaaaaaccaataaaaaaatttagaaatttttgattTGAGTCTATAACGTATCATTTGTTGTATCCCGTATGGAGCCATCTTCTTCGCCCGACATGCGCTACAAGTATCCCTACTTGGTCGGCCACCGGTGGGACCGACGCGCGCCCAGGAAAGTGTGGTGGCGCTACACCAGTTTCCTGAGCAGTACCCGCCTTCTCGTACTGAGAGCTGTTCCCTTTCCTCCTCCATTTCAGCTGGAGTTTTTTTAAATTGTGACAAGTAGAATtgtgaaaacgaaaaaaaataatgaaattaatatttGATGCTTTGATGCAACAAATTCCAAGCAGGAATAAATATTTCAAGTAGAATTGTGAAAATGTCGAATAGAAAAATCCTTTATATAAATTCCAAATAGATGTATCTTTCCGTATAATATAATGTATCTTTTAACGAGATACCCTTGTATTGTTTtataaatttaactttgtacAAGATTATGTctttatatgataattttatgtACAAAGTTATATCTCTACaatattattattcattaatcaataattataatatacttttcacattataattttttgttcatTAAGACATATTTACATCATATATCATATGATATAATCATATTCGCCGTCGCattggtaaataaataaaatttgtttttcaatattttggtcattatatttaaatttgaagtttattttttttttgaccGTCGcataggtaaataaataaaatttgttttttaattaaattattattttaatcgttattttcaaatttgaagtTCAACACAAGAATATGTTAATTTATGTTTAAGTGAAAACTCCTTAAATTAGCATTTTCGATTCATTATGCttgtttgattttgtttttattttaaggggagaactcaaattaatttctataaacagaacaaataataaatcataattaTGAGGTAAACATACTTGAGTGGAAAGCAGAAGCCCATGCTTTATGAAATTTGTTTTCACAAGGAAAATCATGATAAATTTCCTAGAGTTTCTGTTTGGCTTCTTGGAAAGCTGTGAAACCGGCCAAATCATCCCACTTGAACACTTtgtcaatttcatataaattcttgTTTGCTTCAACAAATTTTTCCCATGGTTTTCTATGTAGAATTTTTTTTCTCCCATGCAAGCAATGGTTTGGGTTTGGGATGAGTAGTCCTTTGTTGTGAAAATAACGAATAGAAAAATCCTTTATAGAAATACCAAATAGATATATTTTTCCGTAAAATATAATGCATCTTTTAATGAAATATTCTTTAATAGGGTTATATTGTTTTATAAAACAACTTTATATAAAGTTAtgtatttatatgaaaattttatgtacaTCTACACAACATTATTATTCACTaatcaataattataatatactTGATTTTTCTAGATAATAAAAAGCGACcgccaaatgattttttttttcaatcaaatttttgttttagtcattttattcaaatttgaagtttaatttttttttttaaatttgatataaattaacaTAGTTAAATATTCTTGTGCTAATGTCAAAACTCTTTAAACTATTATTTTCGATTCATTATGCTAGTatggttttgtttttattttaaataagaaaTTGATATAAAATCTCATTAAATCTTATCAGTGgactgattttttaaaaaaataaaaaagttaaattatatcTAAAAATACATTGATACAATAAGAATGCATTGGTTATAGATGTGAACAAAAAATGTTTAACATGCATTAAAAGGCATCATGGTTCATTGGTTCTAGATGCGAACAAATTATGTGGCTTTATAACTTTTGAGAAAAGTTTTGAGTCGATTTCAAGATTTCTATCATTATCATTGATATATAAATCAACTGCATTACTTCTTACAAGGAAAGCCATGATAATTTTTAGAGAATCTCTATTTGACTGATTGCCACTGAATACTTTAtcagttttaaataaattattcttcGCATCAACAAACTTTTTCAAtataaagtaattttaaaaataatgattatagaataaagaattattttttttataaaaattttgaaataattagaTAAACATAAAGAtgcattaatttttatatatatatataattaaagataaagataaacatgattaattttacctttatttttaAGTATAACTTTTATTAtccattaaattaaatataaaattaattttacctttacattaaatatttaattaaataaacataaattataGAAGTCCTTTTTGTCATAGACCTTCTTGATAACAGGATAATTGTAAAAACAATTCAGTGAAATTTGACTAAAAATTGCGAAATTGACTAAAAATTGCATCTATAGATACAAATAATCTCCAATTCAACATTTACCATTCATTAATTAATAAGTATAATGTACTTGATTTTTTTATAGATAATAAAAAACGTTTGAaattatttcatattataaattttgttcattaagattttattttgttttttcatcTTTTCAGATGTCATATGATATAATCATTTTAGCcataggtaaataaataaaaattattttttttatcaaattattattttagtcattatattcaaatttgaagtttaatttttttaatttgacataaattaACATAGTTAAATATTTTTGTGTTGAAATGAAAACTCCTTAAAGTAGTATTTTCGATTCATTATACTGGTatggttttgtttttattttaaatgagaaATGAACATAAAATAGACTTATTCATTTGTTGGGCCACCCAACCCACCCAaaaaatgagagggtttgggcaaaaatataagtTCGAAAAATAGGCTTAGGCAAAAAAAAGGTCCATTTTAATAACGGGTTGGGCATCAGGTAAGGTTTTTTAGCAAAAAGACaaataaaaattgttattttttattgtttttccaCTATTTCGCTATCAGTTCACTATtatgttattactatttttttgttattatttagatattgtataactcttgttttatatttaattttgctattattttagagatatttacctgttaagttgcatttatcttaatgctatttaagtataaatatttttttaatttattttcaatttattaagaaacatttattttaatatttttagtgtatttggtgtattatttttaaaaattttttatataaaaaataaaatttaaaaaattaaaagagccGATGTAATATTTTTATCTGAGTcgaacttaaataaaaatttaaactttttttaagtcAAACCAAACTCAAGCATATCAATCgaacttaaaattttgttaggattTGACGTGGAGAATGACCTAGTCTTATCCCATCGTCTTCACTACTTTTATTGCCCCGAAATTGGTTAGCCCATGAATTTATTATGTTGAGGCCCCTCTTTAATTGCAAATTAATTTGAGGTTGATAAATCATTATTTAATGTCTGAATTTGATAATAGTTTTTTTGTATTGTACAACTTTGACCTTTAACTTCCTTATTACCACTTGTGTTTACCACCAATTTTTGGTCGcaacattaaaagaaaaaaaaaaaaaaccctctattcaaataatatttttaataaaaataatgagcACCAAATGGACCGTTTTCTAGGACCATTAATTTTCACACCAAATACTTTGGAATTATTCTCCTTCTCTTGCGTCCCTCTCAATTCTCATTTTCAAATTTACTttagtgtattttttttaattttaaaaaattatttactttaaataagataaaaaatcgACGATCTGatcaatttaatcactaatttttttttgaaaaacaattgGTTAATAATACTTCATTCATGC includes:
- the LOC107932289 gene encoding phosphatidylserine decarboxylase proenzyme 1, mitochondrial isoform X1; translation: MNSRFPRDVAVFPPYLHFANVHNRRRLFSWYVKHFRTTSQARASLSGGGSSSSNSQGNAFLVPGATVATLLMLGVLHARRLYDDKKVEEAREKGIEFEFRPDVKATFLRILPLRSISRAWGFLMSVDIPVWLRPHVYRAWARAFHSNLEEAALPLEEYASLRDFFVRTLKEGCRPINPNPYSLVSPVDGTILRFGKLNGAGAMIDQVKGFSYSVSSLLGASPLLSMLAEKNTEDDGSTIEQESTQREQSKKSWWRVSLASPKVRETISECPMKGLYYCVIYLKPGDYHRIHSPVDWNVLVRRHFSGRLFPVNERATRTIRNLYVENERVVLEGLWQQGFMAIAAVGATNIGSIELFIEPELRTNRPRKKLIPSVPPEEHLYAPKGVGVMLKKGDEVAAFNMGSTVVLVFQAPTSNSPKNNDASEFEFSIRRGDKIRVGEALGVWHA
- the LOC107932289 gene encoding phosphatidylserine decarboxylase proenzyme 1, mitochondrial isoform X2, with protein sequence MNFRFPRNVAVFPPYLHFANVHNRRRLFSWYVKHFRTTSQARASLSGGGGSSSSNSRGNAFLVPGATVATLLMLGVLHARRLYDDKKVEEAREKGIEFEFRPDVKATFLRILPLRSISRAWGFLMSVDIPVWLRPHVYRAWARAFHSNLEEAALPLEEYASLRDFFVRTLKEGCRPINPNPYSLVSPVDGTILRFGKLNGAGAMIDQVKGFSYSVSSLLGASPLLSMLAEKNTEDDGSTIEQESTQREQSKKSWWRVSLASPKVRETISECPMKGLYYCVIYLKPGDYHRIHSPVDWNVLVRRHFSGRLFPVNERATRTIRNLYVENERVVLEGLWQQGFMAIAAVGATNIGSIELFIEPELRTNRPRKKLIPSVPPEEHLYAPKGVGVMLKKGDEVAAFNMGSTVVLVFQAPTSNSPKNNDASEFEFSIRRGDKIRVGEALGVWHA